A stretch of Streptomyces vietnamensis DNA encodes these proteins:
- the yjfF gene encoding galactofuranose ABC transporter, permease protein YjfF, whose amino-acid sequence MSTTLSSLTKPLQRFSVRHATRLPLIVTATLLVAMFSVGSLNYEGFFSAQVLLNVLIDNGFLLVVAIGMTFVILTGGIDLSVGSMVALSTMLTAWLVEQNGLPLALAVPVVLLVGAGGGALMGWVIHAFEIQPFIVTLAGMFLARGLCYMISTESISITDPTTTRIAQTRVLLPGGLFVSPAVVIALVVLAVAFVVLHHTRFGRTVYALGGNESSTRLMGLPVGRTKIAVYAVSGLCSALGGLLLTFYMLSGYALHAVGMELDAIAAVVIGGTLLTGGSGFVLGTALGVTVLGLIQTIISFQGTLSSWWTRIVIGGLLFVFILLQRLFGGARTAE is encoded by the coding sequence GTGAGCACCACCCTCAGCTCCCTCACCAAGCCGCTCCAGCGGTTCTCGGTACGGCACGCCACCCGCCTCCCGCTCATCGTGACGGCCACCCTGCTGGTCGCGATGTTCTCGGTCGGCTCCCTGAACTACGAAGGCTTCTTCTCCGCGCAGGTCCTGCTCAACGTACTGATCGACAACGGCTTCCTGCTCGTCGTGGCGATCGGCATGACCTTCGTCATCCTCACCGGCGGCATCGACCTGTCCGTCGGCTCCATGGTGGCCCTCTCCACCATGCTGACGGCCTGGCTCGTCGAACAGAACGGCCTGCCGCTCGCCCTCGCGGTGCCCGTGGTCCTGCTCGTCGGCGCCGGCGGCGGCGCCCTCATGGGCTGGGTCATCCACGCCTTCGAGATCCAGCCGTTCATCGTCACCCTCGCGGGCATGTTCCTCGCCCGCGGCCTCTGCTACATGATCAGCACCGAGTCCATCTCCATCACGGACCCGACGACCACGCGGATCGCGCAGACCCGGGTGCTCCTGCCCGGCGGCCTGTTCGTCTCGCCCGCCGTGGTCATCGCCCTGGTGGTCCTGGCCGTCGCCTTCGTCGTCCTGCACCACACCCGCTTCGGCCGCACCGTCTACGCCCTGGGCGGCAACGAGTCCTCGACCCGCCTCATGGGCCTGCCCGTCGGACGCACCAAGATCGCGGTCTACGCCGTGAGCGGTCTGTGCTCCGCCCTCGGCGGCCTGCTGCTCACCTTCTACATGCTGTCCGGCTACGCCCTGCACGCCGTCGGCATGGAACTCGACGCCATCGCCGCCGTCGTCATCGGCGGGACGCTGCTCACCGGAGGGTCCGGCTTCGTCCTGGGCACCGCGCTGGGCGTGACCGTCCTCGGCCTGATCCAGACCATCATCAGCTTCCAGGGCACGCTCAGCTCGTGGTGGACGCGCATCGTCATCGGCGGCCTGCTGTTCGTCTTCATCCTCCTTCAGCGCCTCTTCGGCGGAGCCCGTACGGCGGAATGA